A section of the Rummeliibacillus pycnus genome encodes:
- a CDS encoding DUF350 domain-containing protein: MLLNSFWQHPIVETTGYFSVVVLCLVVAMVLFELVTKYKNWQEIKNGNVAVSLATGGKILGVCNIFRYSIERHNSLIEMIGWGLFGFILLIFAYILYEFLTPTFKIDHEIEKDNRSVGFISFTISVGLSFVIGASIS, translated from the coding sequence ATGTTACTAAATAGCTTTTGGCAGCATCCTATTGTTGAAACAACAGGATATTTTAGTGTAGTCGTACTTTGTCTGGTAGTGGCCATGGTATTATTTGAGCTGGTTACCAAATATAAAAATTGGCAAGAAATAAAGAATGGCAATGTTGCAGTATCTTTAGCGACTGGTGGGAAAATATTAGGGGTATGTAATATTTTTCGCTACTCCATTGAACGTCATAATTCACTTATTGAAATGATTGGATGGGGATTGTTTGGATTTATCTTACTAATTTTTGCTTATATTCTCTATGAATTTTTGACGCCTACATTTAAAATCGATCATGAAATTGAAAAGGATAATAGATCAGTTGGATTTATTTCCTTTACGATTTCAGTTGGATTATCATTTGTCATAGGAGCAAGTATTTCTTAG
- the zapA gene encoding cell division protein ZapA, protein MSVQRKNRVSVEIYGQTYNIVGTESPGHMRFVAATVDDQMREIKRANPSLDSAKLAVLTACNAVNDYLKLKNQVEILESELKNLKDEVNG, encoded by the coding sequence ATGTCTGTGCAACGAAAAAATCGAGTTTCAGTTGAAATCTACGGTCAAACTTATAATATAGTTGGGACAGAATCGCCAGGTCATATGCGATTTGTAGCAGCAACTGTAGACGACCAAATGCGTGAAATTAAGCGTGCCAACCCAAGCCTCGACAGTGCCAAGCTAGCCGTCCTTACTGCTTGTAATGCAGTAAATGATTACTTGAAATTAAAAAATCAAGTAGAAATACTCGAATCAGAATTGAAAAATTTAAAGGATGAAGTGAATGGTTGA
- a CDS encoding AMP-binding protein, whose translation MTEKIWLKNYPPNIPTTLEYEEIPLQEYLTRAVEKTPNKIAIHFLGKDIPYKELYESSLKFANYLVKIGIEKGDRVAIMLPNCPQSVIAYYGVLYAGGTVVQTNPLYTEREVEYQLKDAGAKVIVTLDVLYPRLMKVWKNTDLENMIVTSIRDFLPFPKNLLYPFIQKREYGFKVTVEHSGSNHLFSEIMKIGEINAIKITSNYENDIALLQYTGGTTGFPKGVMLTHKNLVANVQMCSAWMSECTPGKEVIMGVLPFFHVYGMTTVLLLSVMRGDKMVLLPKFNAAEALKTIQKQKTTLFPGAPTLYIGLLNHPDLNKYDLSSIKACISGSAPLPVEVQERFEKVTGGKLVEGYGLTESSPVTHANFIWHKERVKGSIGVPWPDTDAAIFSPDTKEQLPIGEIGEIAVKGPQVMKGYWNRPEDTEMTLRDGWLLTGDLGYMNEDGYFFVVDRKKDIIIAGGYNIYPREVEEVLYEHDAIQECVVAGVPDPYRGETVKAYIVLKEGYQVSEEELNKYCRENLAAYKVPRIYDFRKELPKTAVGKILRRTLVEEEKSTIEQTI comes from the coding sequence TTGACTGAAAAGATTTGGTTAAAGAACTATCCGCCTAATATTCCTACAACATTGGAGTACGAAGAAATTCCATTACAAGAATATTTGACGAGGGCTGTTGAGAAAACTCCTAACAAAATTGCAATTCATTTTCTTGGAAAAGATATTCCGTATAAAGAGCTATATGAATCTTCCTTAAAATTTGCAAATTACTTAGTGAAAATAGGCATTGAAAAAGGAGATCGGGTAGCAATTATGTTGCCAAACTGTCCACAAAGCGTTATTGCATACTATGGTGTTTTATATGCTGGTGGTACAGTTGTTCAGACAAATCCACTTTATACAGAGCGTGAAGTAGAGTATCAGCTTAAGGATGCAGGTGCAAAAGTAATTGTTACATTAGATGTACTTTATCCCCGATTGATGAAAGTATGGAAGAATACAGATTTAGAGAATATGATTGTTACGAGTATTAGAGATTTTTTACCATTCCCTAAAAATCTACTGTATCCGTTTATTCAAAAAAGAGAATACGGTTTTAAAGTGACAGTAGAGCATAGCGGATCAAATCATCTCTTTTCAGAAATCATGAAAATTGGCGAAATAAATGCCATTAAAATAACTTCAAATTATGAAAATGACATAGCGTTACTTCAATATACTGGTGGCACAACAGGGTTTCCAAAAGGTGTTATGCTCACCCATAAAAACCTAGTCGCAAACGTACAGATGTGTAGTGCGTGGATGTCAGAATGTACACCTGGAAAAGAGGTCATTATGGGCGTTTTGCCGTTTTTCCATGTATATGGCATGACAACTGTTTTATTACTGTCAGTAATGAGAGGAGATAAGATGGTGTTACTGCCAAAATTTAATGCGGCTGAAGCGTTGAAAACCATTCAAAAACAGAAAACAACATTATTCCCTGGAGCTCCAACTTTGTACATTGGTTTACTGAATCATCCTGATTTAAATAAGTACGATCTTTCTTCCATCAAAGCATGTATTAGTGGCTCAGCCCCTCTACCAGTTGAAGTCCAAGAGAGATTTGAGAAAGTGACAGGTGGAAAGTTAGTTGAAGGATATGGTTTAACCGAATCTTCACCTGTAACACACGCAAACTTTATATGGCATAAAGAGCGTGTAAAAGGATCAATTGGTGTTCCATGGCCAGATACGGATGCTGCAATTTTCAGCCCTGATACGAAAGAACAGTTACCAATTGGTGAAATCGGTGAAATAGCTGTAAAAGGTCCTCAAGTGATGAAAGGTTATTGGAATCGTCCAGAAGATACTGAGATGACATTGCGAGATGGTTGGTTGTTAACGGGAGATTTAGGTTATATGAATGAAGATGGCTATTTTTTTGTCGTCGATCGTAAAAAAGATATTATTATTGCAGGAGGCTATAATATCTATCCACGAGAAGTAGAAGAAGTATTATATGAACATGATGCTATACAGGAATGTGTAGTCGCTGGTGTTCCAGATCCATATCGTGGTGAAACGGTTAAAGCATATATTGTATTAAAAGAAGGCTATCAAGTATCAGAAGAAGAATTAAATAAATACTGTAGAGAAAATTTAGCTGCATATAAGGTGCCACGTATCTATGATTTTCGAAAAGAATTACCGAAAACGGCTGTAGGTAAAATTTTGCGAAGAACATTAGTGGAAGAGGAAAAGTCAACTATAGAACAAACAATATAA
- a CDS encoding endonuclease MutS2 has protein sequence MIAERALKTLEFDKVRAQVATYCTSSIGTSAIEKLTPETDLEKVKSLLDEMDEGLSILRVKANVPMGGIFDIRPHAKRAQIGGMLSPQELMEISSTIRASRIFREFIEEIEGEGDIQIPHFIQKKNDIPVLTGLQHEINSCIDENAGVMDSASSELRSIRQQLRSQEARVREKLASLTRGSNASKMLSDSIITIRNDRFVIPVKQEYRSHYGGIVHDQSASGQTLYIEPDAVVQANNEIHRLKAKEKVEIQKILLHLSALVQEVAHSLFTLVQLLGEIDVILAKAKYGQANKCTMPLMNDEGYMNLGKARHPLLPIDVAVANDIEFGRDITAIVITGPNTGGKTVTLKTVGLCTLMAQAGIPIPALDGSELSVFTQLFADIGDEQSIEQSLSTFSSHMVNIVDILKQFDEHSLVLFDELGAGTDPQEGAALAISILDEVHGRGARVMATTHYPELKAYGYNRQGVVNASVEFDVETLSPTYRLLIGVPGRSNAFEISSRLGLPEHIIKSAKSFTGTDRHEVESMIASLEESRRKSEADAERSHQLLEEAEKLQAELDAKLKDYEENKEELAKKAKEKARKIVEDAKREAEEVIAELHKMRLNANKVVKEHEIIEARKRLEEAAPMENRILKKQRQANARAVNLQKGDEVKVLSYGQKGTLLEKVSDKEWIVQIGILKMKLDESDLEYVKPEKVKDTVSVANVRNRDSYVKLELDLRGERYEDAMIRTEKYLDDALLSNYNRVSIIHGKGTGALRQGIQSLLKRHKRVKSFRYGEAGEGGYGVTVVELK, from the coding sequence GTGATAGCAGAACGCGCACTAAAAACACTAGAGTTTGATAAAGTACGAGCTCAAGTAGCTACTTATTGTACAAGTTCAATTGGTACTTCAGCAATTGAAAAGTTAACTCCTGAAACAGATTTAGAAAAAGTAAAATCACTATTAGATGAGATGGATGAAGGTCTTTCAATTCTTCGAGTAAAAGCAAATGTACCAATGGGAGGGATTTTTGATATTCGTCCGCATGCAAAACGTGCACAAATTGGTGGTATGCTTAGTCCTCAAGAATTAATGGAAATTTCAAGTACCATTCGAGCAAGTCGTATTTTCCGTGAATTTATAGAAGAAATTGAAGGTGAAGGGGATATCCAAATTCCTCACTTCATTCAGAAGAAAAATGATATTCCGGTTCTAACGGGATTACAACATGAAATTAATTCTTGTATTGATGAAAATGCAGGTGTAATGGATTCAGCAAGTTCTGAATTGCGTTCCATCCGACAACAACTTCGATCACAGGAAGCACGAGTACGTGAAAAATTAGCAAGTTTAACACGTGGTAGCAATGCATCTAAAATGCTATCAGATTCAATTATTACGATTCGTAATGACCGTTTTGTGATTCCTGTTAAACAAGAATACCGTAGCCATTATGGTGGAATCGTACATGATCAATCAGCTTCTGGGCAAACACTTTATATCGAACCAGATGCTGTCGTACAAGCGAATAATGAAATTCACCGTTTAAAAGCGAAAGAAAAGGTAGAAATTCAGAAAATTTTACTACATCTTTCTGCATTAGTACAAGAAGTGGCGCACTCCTTATTTACACTTGTTCAATTACTAGGTGAAATTGATGTTATTTTAGCCAAAGCAAAATATGGCCAAGCCAATAAATGTACAATGCCTCTTATGAATGATGAAGGTTATATGAACTTGGGAAAGGCTCGTCACCCTCTATTGCCAATTGATGTTGCAGTAGCAAACGATATTGAATTCGGACGCGATATTACAGCAATCGTAATTACTGGCCCTAATACAGGGGGGAAAACCGTCACACTTAAAACAGTTGGCTTATGCACATTAATGGCACAGGCTGGTATTCCAATACCTGCACTAGATGGCTCAGAGCTTTCAGTCTTTACACAACTATTTGCAGATATTGGCGATGAACAATCTATTGAACAAAGTTTATCTACATTCTCTAGCCATATGGTGAACATTGTGGATATTCTAAAACAATTTGATGAACATTCACTTGTCCTATTTGATGAATTAGGAGCGGGGACTGACCCTCAAGAAGGTGCAGCGCTTGCCATTTCAATTTTAGATGAAGTGCATGGTAGGGGTGCTCGCGTCATGGCAACAACCCATTATCCGGAGCTAAAAGCATACGGCTATAATCGTCAAGGTGTAGTCAATGCAAGTGTTGAATTTGATGTTGAAACACTGAGTCCAACTTATCGCTTATTAATTGGTGTTCCTGGGCGAAGTAATGCCTTTGAAATTTCTTCGCGTTTAGGATTACCTGAACATATTATTAAAAGTGCAAAATCATTTACTGGAACAGACCGTCATGAAGTTGAGTCAATGATTGCATCATTGGAAGAAAGTCGTCGTAAATCCGAAGCAGATGCAGAGCGTTCACATCAACTGCTTGAGGAAGCTGAAAAACTTCAAGCTGAACTTGACGCTAAGTTAAAAGATTACGAAGAAAACAAAGAAGAGTTAGCGAAAAAGGCGAAGGAAAAAGCGCGTAAAATTGTTGAAGATGCAAAAAGAGAAGCGGAAGAAGTGATCGCTGAACTTCACAAAATGCGTTTAAATGCAAACAAAGTTGTCAAAGAGCATGAAATTATTGAAGCTCGAAAACGTCTTGAAGAAGCTGCTCCTATGGAAAATCGTATTTTGAAAAAACAACGCCAAGCAAATGCTCGCGCTGTCAACCTTCAAAAGGGCGATGAAGTAAAGGTCTTAAGCTATGGTCAAAAAGGAACTTTGCTCGAAAAAGTATCTGACAAAGAATGGATCGTCCAAATTGGTATTTTGAAGATGAAACTTGATGAATCAGACTTAGAATATGTAAAACCTGAGAAAGTGAAAGATACAGTTTCAGTAGCAAACGTTCGTAATCGAGATTCATATGTTAAACTTGAATTAGATTTACGTGGTGAACGCTATGAAGACGCAATGATTCGAACGGAAAAATACTTGGACGATGCATTATTATCAAATTATAACCGGGTATCTATTATCCATGGTAAAGGCACAGGTGCGTTGCGACAAGGTATACAATCACTACTCAAACGACATAAACGCGTGAAATCATTCCGTTACGGTGAAGCGGGTGAAGGTGGCTATGGCGTAACTGTTGTTGAGTTAAAATAG
- a CDS encoding ABC transporter permease → MQKIQERTIELDGTPATGFRVIWREFKKDKIAMISLILLFVVIFGVLIWAPFIDQEKLMKISLLDEFAEPGTNGFILGADQGGSDVLGQLIIGARNSLVIAVIITLITGVSGIAIGIITGYYGGLIDNIFMRIIDFFMTLPTLMIIIVFVTLVPKYNVTSFILIMSLFLWVGTARLVRSKALSESRRDYVNASKTMGTSDFAIMFKGIMPNLSSILIVEMTLNFAGNVGIETGLSFLGFGLPPSTPSLGTLVSYASNPTVLSEKWWVWLPASILILVLMLGINYVGQALRRSADVKQRLG, encoded by the coding sequence ATGCAAAAAATACAAGAAAGAACAATTGAACTAGATGGCACACCAGCGACAGGTTTTAGAGTCATCTGGCGTGAATTTAAAAAAGATAAAATTGCGATGATATCGTTAATCTTATTATTTGTCGTAATCTTTGGTGTTTTAATATGGGCACCATTTATTGATCAAGAAAAACTGATGAAAATAAGTTTATTAGATGAATTTGCAGAACCAGGTACAAACGGCTTTATCCTTGGTGCAGACCAAGGTGGAAGTGATGTTTTAGGGCAATTAATTATTGGTGCGCGTAATTCACTTGTCATTGCTGTCATTATCACACTTATTACGGGTGTGTCGGGCATAGCAATTGGTATCATTACAGGTTACTACGGTGGATTGATTGATAATATTTTTATGCGTATTATTGATTTCTTTATGACTTTACCAACATTAATGATCATCATTGTTTTCGTCACGCTTGTTCCGAAATACAATGTAACTTCATTTATATTAATCATGAGTTTATTCTTGTGGGTTGGAACGGCAAGACTCGTCCGAAGTAAGGCATTGTCCGAATCGAGAAGAGATTATGTAAATGCTTCTAAGACAATGGGGACAAGTGATTTTGCCATAATGTTCAAAGGTATTATGCCAAATTTAAGTTCGATTTTGATTGTAGAAATGACTTTAAACTTTGCAGGTAATGTAGGGATTGAAACAGGGTTATCATTTCTTGGATTTGGATTACCTCCTTCAACACCAAGTTTAGGAACACTTGTAAGTTATGCAAGTAATCCAACAGTATTATCTGAGAAGTGGTGGGTATGGTTACCAGCATCAATATTAATATTAGTATTGATGTTAGGCATAAATTATGTTGGGCAGGCATTACGTCGTTCAGCAGATGTAAAACAAAGATTAGGATAA
- the rnhC gene encoding ribonuclease HIII, translating to MSNIVIKLPPKMQKEVMNYYSQYIVERKAPGVIFAAKLADCAITIYSSGKVMFQGGGCEREAEQWKTQAEDPSTMTLSKGDTLPNNLSSLSVIGSDETGTGDYFGPITVAAVYVPQDKIDLVKELGVKDSKLLTDDYMLKIASDLKATLPHCVLVLHNEKYNLVQAAGTSQGKMKAQLHNQAIRQLLAKIAPEKPEYILIDQFAERKTYYNYLKTEKEIVTENVLFATKAEQIHVAVAAASILARCAFLSEMDKLSKSIGVTLPKGASHRVDEIAAQILLAQGEESLHSVTKWHFANTQKASRIASKKRFN from the coding sequence ATGTCTAATATTGTCATTAAACTACCTCCAAAGATGCAAAAAGAAGTGATGAACTACTATTCTCAATATATAGTAGAACGCAAAGCACCTGGTGTTATATTCGCCGCAAAGCTTGCCGACTGTGCGATTACCATCTATTCATCTGGTAAAGTGATGTTCCAGGGTGGCGGTTGCGAACGCGAAGCCGAACAATGGAAAACTCAAGCAGAAGATCCGTCTACTATGACGTTATCAAAAGGAGATACGTTGCCTAACAATCTGTCCTCTCTATCTGTTATTGGATCTGATGAAACAGGGACTGGCGATTATTTTGGTCCAATTACAGTAGCTGCCGTCTATGTACCACAAGACAAAATTGATCTGGTAAAAGAGTTAGGTGTTAAAGATTCTAAATTGTTAACTGACGACTATATGTTAAAAATTGCATCTGACCTAAAAGCAACTCTTCCCCATTGTGTACTAGTATTACATAATGAAAAGTACAACCTTGTACAAGCTGCAGGTACTTCACAAGGTAAGATGAAGGCTCAACTGCATAACCAAGCAATTAGACAATTACTAGCGAAGATTGCACCCGAAAAACCAGAGTATATTCTAATTGACCAATTTGCCGAAAGAAAAACATACTACAACTATTTAAAAACCGAAAAAGAAATTGTGACCGAAAATGTATTATTTGCTACAAAAGCAGAACAAATCCATGTTGCTGTAGCAGCTGCATCTATTTTAGCTCGTTGTGCATTTCTCTCAGAAATGGACAAACTAAGTAAATCCATCGGTGTCACATTACCAAAAGGAGCAAGTCATCGAGTAGATGAAATTGCTGCCCAAATCTTACTTGCTCAAGGTGAGGAATCTCTTCATAGTGTAACAAAATGGCATTTTGCAAATACCCAAAAAGCTTCCCGCATTGCATCTAAAAAGAGATTTAACTAA
- the polX gene encoding DNA polymerase/3'-5' exonuclease PolX: MNKKTIIQTLEKIAIYLELQGVNPFKIAAFRKAAAALEADTRSISEIEDITKIKGIGKGTASVIHDLLENGRSEVLIQLEQEVPKGLPPLLKLPGLGGKKIAKLYQELGVDSADSLKKACEEGKVSTLSGFGKKTEEKILKELESFGKRAEFHPVWLLEEIVADIEEILHEIPEIEQSSVAGSFRRVKEQSKDVDFIIATSNPEAVKEALLSKLVTKEIIAAGDTKVSVTLQTDDINVDFRLVTFDEYATALHHFTGSKEHNVRMRQIAKERGEKISEYGVEQADGSVLTFHSEKEFFAHFDLPFIPPTVRAGNREFERLEQIPQLVQVSDIKSDLHMHTTWSDGAHAVHEMGEALLEKRYQYAVITDHSQYLKVANGLTPERLLEQRKEIWTFNEKHPNFRLLAGTEMDILPDGSLDFEDDVMEELDFVIASIHSSFSQPQEKIMERLHNAMKNPHVDMIAHPTGRVIGQREGYNPDIAQLIAWAKEYGKILELNANPYRLDLCMEHLEMAAEAGVPIAINTDAHAIEQLRFMEIGTKYAQKAWLKKENIVNTWSLDDFVKYIEKK; the protein is encoded by the coding sequence ATGAACAAAAAGACAATCATTCAAACACTTGAGAAAATTGCCATCTATTTAGAACTTCAAGGTGTAAATCCTTTTAAAATAGCAGCATTCCGTAAAGCTGCAGCCGCATTAGAGGCGGATACAAGAAGTATAAGTGAAATCGAAGATATCACGAAAATTAAAGGAATTGGTAAAGGAACAGCATCTGTTATTCATGACTTATTAGAGAATGGTCGATCAGAAGTACTCATTCAATTAGAACAAGAAGTTCCAAAGGGGTTACCACCCTTATTAAAATTACCTGGTCTTGGAGGAAAGAAAATCGCTAAGCTTTATCAAGAACTTGGTGTAGATTCCGCAGACAGTTTGAAAAAAGCCTGTGAAGAAGGGAAAGTATCGACTCTTTCTGGTTTTGGAAAGAAAACAGAAGAAAAAATTTTAAAAGAACTTGAGAGTTTCGGGAAAAGAGCAGAGTTTCATCCAGTATGGTTATTAGAAGAAATAGTAGCTGATATAGAAGAGATATTACACGAAATACCTGAAATCGAACAATCCTCAGTGGCAGGTAGCTTTAGACGTGTAAAAGAGCAAAGTAAAGACGTTGATTTTATCATTGCAACAAGTAATCCTGAAGCTGTGAAAGAAGCGTTACTATCAAAATTAGTAACAAAAGAAATTATTGCAGCAGGGGATACCAAAGTTTCAGTTACACTTCAAACAGATGATATCAATGTTGACTTTCGTTTAGTAACATTTGATGAATATGCAACAGCACTTCATCATTTTACGGGTTCAAAAGAACATAATGTGCGAATGCGTCAAATTGCAAAAGAACGTGGTGAGAAAATTAGTGAATATGGGGTAGAACAAGCAGATGGATCCGTTTTAACGTTTCATTCCGAAAAAGAGTTCTTTGCTCATTTTGACTTACCTTTTATCCCACCTACAGTAAGAGCAGGGAATCGTGAATTTGAACGTTTAGAACAAATCCCTCAACTTGTGCAAGTAAGCGATATCAAATCTGATTTACATATGCACACAACATGGTCTGATGGTGCGCATGCTGTTCATGAGATGGGTGAAGCATTACTAGAAAAAAGATATCAATACGCAGTCATTACCGATCACTCCCAATATTTAAAGGTAGCCAATGGACTTACTCCAGAACGATTACTTGAACAACGTAAAGAAATATGGACTTTTAATGAAAAACATCCAAACTTCCGTCTGTTAGCAGGAACTGAGATGGATATTTTACCCGATGGATCACTTGATTTTGAAGATGACGTAATGGAAGAGCTAGACTTTGTGATCGCATCTATTCACTCCAGTTTTTCACAACCACAAGAGAAGATTATGGAAAGACTCCATAATGCGATGAAAAATCCACATGTTGATATGATTGCTCATCCAACAGGTCGTGTTATTGGTCAGAGAGAGGGTTATAATCCTGATATAGCTCAGCTTATTGCATGGGCTAAAGAATATGGTAAAATTTTAGAGTTAAATGCAAATCCATATCGCTTAGATCTTTGCATGGAGCATTTAGAAATGGCTGCCGAGGCAGGAGTTCCGATAGCCATTAATACAGATGCACATGCTATCGAGCAACTTCGTTTTATGGAAATTGGCACAAAATATGCGCAAAAAGCATGGTTGAAAAAAGAAAATATCGTTAACACTTGGTCGTTAGATGACTTTGTGAAGTATATAGAGAAGAAATAG
- a CDS encoding CvpA family protein, producing MVDLIIIILLFAGLVSGARRGLVVQLIQMAGFLISIIVAYIYYKPLAGKLVLWIPYPSVDENTTLKFAVEQLDLSQTFYQLLAFALIFFVVKFAIQIVASLFDFLRYIPLLGGLNRILGGVFGFIEAYLLIFIVLYVLALLPIGGIQKYIDGSFLTKLMLEYTPIISKTFQNLWFVYMK from the coding sequence ATGGTTGATTTAATCATAATTATTTTATTATTTGCTGGACTAGTCAGTGGTGCTAGAAGAGGTTTAGTAGTTCAGCTAATCCAAATGGCAGGCTTTTTAATCTCAATTATTGTGGCTTATATCTATTATAAACCATTGGCGGGAAAATTAGTTCTTTGGATTCCATATCCTTCCGTTGATGAAAATACTACCTTAAAATTTGCTGTAGAGCAATTAGATTTAAGCCAAACATTCTATCAATTATTAGCGTTTGCGTTAATATTCTTTGTGGTTAAGTTTGCTATACAAATAGTAGCATCATTATTTGACTTTTTAAGATATATTCCACTACTAGGAGGATTAAATCGTATCTTAGGTGGTGTTTTTGGATTTATTGAGGCATACTTGCTTATTTTCATCGTGCTCTATGTATTAGCACTACTCCCAATTGGAGGAATCCAAAAATATATAGACGGATCATTCTTAACGAAGTTAATGCTTGAATACACACCAATCATATCCAAAACATTCCAAAATTTATGGTTTGTTTATATGAAATAA
- a CDS encoding oligopeptide ABC transporter substrate-binding protein, whose protein sequence is MKKKWFLLSLVCAFMLALAACGGSGSNTKESGKEGGKETGKETVDKSLLPAEATNDGTPIKGGTLKVGLVTDTPFQGIFNWELYEDDYDKQIMDYASNSIFPTKEDFLISDDGLGKLKVDVPAKKATVSIKKGVKWSDGEPFTIDDVIFPYYIIADKDYTGVRYDSDFQNIVGAKEYHAGKAKEISGIKKIDDYTMEISFKKISPAIYSGGDGLWGYAAPKHQLKDIKIKDLVKSDAVRKNPATLGAFVIDKVVNGESVQMVANKYYWKGKPKLDKVVIEVVPSASAAAAIKAGKYDVASNYKANDYKAIKDFDNINVLGRDELAYSYLGFKLGKYDSKQGINVTDPNAKMGNVKLRQAIAYAMDIEQVTKAYYDGLRTRANSLIPPVFQSFYDDSLKGYNYDPEKAKKLLDEAGYKDVNNDGYREDPKGKEFTIKLATMAGSDKDEKIDQFYIQNWKDVGLKVEYSTGRPIEFNSFYDKVQADDKDIDMFMAAWGTGTNPSPMGLYSKEAQFNFSRIVSDELTTLLNDIDSEAAMDPKYRAEAFTKWQNYMSEQATTVPTYFRTEIIPVNKRVKHWDIDYLKETKDNLQDVELTADEPVKSSK, encoded by the coding sequence ATGAAGAAGAAGTGGTTTTTACTTTCTTTAGTTTGTGCATTCATGCTTGCACTAGCTGCATGTGGCGGCTCAGGTTCAAATACTAAAGAAAGCGGAAAAGAAGGTGGAAAAGAAACGGGAAAAGAAACTGTAGACAAAAGTTTACTCCCGGCAGAAGCAACAAATGATGGCACGCCTATTAAAGGCGGTACTTTAAAGGTTGGTTTAGTAACTGATACGCCATTCCAAGGTATATTTAACTGGGAGCTTTATGAAGATGATTATGATAAACAAATTATGGATTATGCTTCCAACTCAATCTTCCCAACTAAAGAAGATTTCTTAATTTCTGATGATGGATTAGGCAAACTAAAAGTTGATGTACCTGCCAAAAAAGCAACAGTATCTATTAAAAAAGGAGTAAAATGGTCTGATGGTGAACCATTTACAATCGATGATGTAATTTTCCCTTACTATATTATTGCGGATAAAGATTATACAGGTGTACGTTATGATTCTGACTTCCAAAATATCGTTGGTGCAAAAGAATACCATGCTGGAAAAGCAAAAGAAATTTCTGGTATCAAAAAAATCGATGATTACACAATGGAAATTTCATTTAAGAAAATCTCTCCAGCAATTTACTCTGGTGGTGATGGTTTATGGGGTTATGCTGCTCCAAAACATCAGTTAAAAGATATTAAAATCAAAGACTTAGTAAAATCTGATGCGGTACGTAAAAACCCTGCAACACTTGGTGCATTCGTTATTGATAAAGTTGTCAATGGTGAATCTGTACAAATGGTAGCAAATAAATACTACTGGAAGGGTAAACCGAAGTTAGATAAAGTTGTAATAGAAGTTGTTCCATCTGCTTCAGCTGCTGCAGCGATTAAAGCTGGTAAATATGATGTAGCAAGTAACTATAAAGCAAATGATTACAAAGCTATTAAAGATTTTGATAATATCAATGTTTTAGGTCGTGATGAACTTGCGTACTCATACCTTGGTTTCAAATTAGGAAAATATGATTCTAAACAAGGTATAAATGTTACGGATCCAAACGCTAAAATGGGCAATGTAAAATTACGCCAAGCCATTGCTTATGCAATGGATATCGAACAAGTAACAAAAGCTTATTATGATGGACTTCGTACACGTGCGAATTCTTTAATTCCACCAGTATTCCAAAGTTTCTATGATGATTCACTTAAAGGCTATAACTACGATCCAGAAAAAGCAAAAAAACTATTGGATGAAGCAGGTTATAAAGATGTAAATAATGATGGCTATCGTGAAGATCCTAAGGGCAAAGAATTTACGATTAAGTTAGCTACCATGGCAGGATCTGATAAGGATGAGAAAATTGATCAATTCTATATCCAAAATTGGAAAGACGTTGGTCTAAAAGTAGAATATTCTACTGGTCGTCCAATCGAATTCAATAGCTTCTACGATAAAGTTCAAGCAGATGATAAAGATATTGACATGTTCATGGCTGCATGGGGAACAGGGACTAACCCATCTCCAATGGGTCTATATTCTAAAGAAGCACAATTTAATTTTAGCCGTATCGTGTCTGATGAGCTAACTACATTATTAAATGATATTGATTCTGAAGCAGCAATGGATCCAAAATACCGTGCTGAAGCGTTCACAAAATGGCAAAATTACATGAGTGAGCAAGCTACTACAGTTCCAACATACTTCCGTACGGAAATCATTCCAGTCAACAAACGTGTAAAACACTGGGATATTGATTATTTGAAAGAAACAAAAGACAATCTGCAAGATGTTGAATTAACTGCTGATGAACCAGTAAAATCAAGCAAATAA